The proteins below come from a single Anguilla rostrata isolate EN2019 chromosome 3, ASM1855537v3, whole genome shotgun sequence genomic window:
- the LOC135250549 gene encoding amine oxidase [flavin-containing]-like: MTTNQYDVIVIGAGISGLSAAKLLVESGLSPVVLEARSRVGGRTLTVRNKETNYVDLGGAYIGPTQNRILRLAKEFGVETYKVNEEEKLVHHVKGKSYAFKGPFPPMWNPLALMDYNNLWRKMDEMGMEIPREAPWKAPHAEEWDQMTMKELFDKICWTCGARRFATLFVNVNVTSEPHEVSALWFLWYVKQCGGTMRIFSTSNGGQERKFKGGSGQISEHMARRLGDRVKLERAVYSIDQSGNSVVVKTLNQETYLAKYVIIATAPSLNLKMHFNPPLPPMRNQLIHRVPVGSVIKCMVYYKENFWRKKGYCGSMVIEEEESPIGLTLDDTKPDGTFPAIMGFILSRKARRLTSLTKDERKRKICEIYARVLETEEALHPVHYEEKNWCEEQYSGGCYTAYYPPGILTQYGKVLREPLGKLYFAGTETATEWSGYMEGAVQAGERAAREILCTMGRISQAEVWQTEPESLDVPARPFVTTFWERNLPSVPGFLKLMGLSSFLSVATVLGFMAHKKGLLHQI, from the exons GGCTGTCTGCAGCCAAACTTCTAGTGGAGTCAGGCCTGAGCCCTGTGGTTCTGGAGGCTCGGAGCCGTGTAGGAGGAAGAACCCTTACTGTGCGG AACAAGGAGACTAATTATGTTGACCTGGGAGGAGCCTACATCGGCCCCACCCAGAACCGGATCTTACGGCTAGCCAAGGAGTTTGGGGTGGAAACATACAAGGTGAACGAAGAGGAGAAACTGGTGCACCATGTTAAG GGGAAATCATATGCATTCAAGGGGCCTTTCCCACCCATGTGGAACCCTCTGGCCTTAATGGACTACAACAATTTGTGGAGGAAGATGGATGAAATGGGAATGGAG ATTCCACGAGAAGCCCCTTGGAAGGCTCCTCATGCAGAAGAATGGGATCAGATGACCATGAAGGAGCTCTTTGACAAGATATGTTGGACATG TGGTGCCCGTCGGTTCGCGACCCTCTTTGTCAATGTGAACGTAACCTCTGAACCGCATGAGGTCTCTGCTCTCTGGTTCCTGTGGTACGTCAAGCAGTGCGGTGGCACCATGAGGATCTTCTCCACCTCCAACGGAGGACAG GAGCGGAAGTTTAAGGGTGGCTCGGGGCAGATCAGTGAGCACATGGCCAGGAGGCTTGGAGACAGGGTGAAGCTGGAGAGAGCGGTCTACAGCATCGACCAGAGTGGAAACAGTGTGGTGGTCAAGACGCTCAACCAAGAGACGTATCTG GCCAAATACGTCATCATCGCCACAGCACCGTCGCTGAATCTAAAGATGCATTTTAACCCCCCACTACCCCCAATGAGAAACCAGCTGATCCACCGTGTTCCTGTTGGCTCCGTCATCAAGTGCATGGTCTACTACAAGGAGAACTTCTGGAGGAAAAAAG GTTACTGTGGAAGCATGGTGATTGAAGAGGAAGAGTCTCCCATTGGCCTGACCTTGGATGACACGAAACCTGATGGAACCTTTCCTGCAATCATGGG TTTCATCCTCTCCAGAAAAGCCAGGAGGCTAACGTCACTGACTAAGGATGAAAG GAAAAGGAAGATCTGTGAGATCTATGCCCGGGTCCTGGAGACAGAGGAGGCCTTGCAC CCAGTGCATTATGAGGAGAAGAACTGGTGTGAAGAACAGTATTCTGGGGGCTGCTACACAGCATACTACCCCCCTGGAATCCTTACACAGTATGGCAA gGTTCTGCGGGAGCCATTGGGTAAACTGTACTTTGCGGGTACTGAGACAGCCACTGAGTGGAGCGGGTACATGGAAGGGGCAGTGCAGGCAGGCGAAAGGGCTGCCCGAGAG ATTCTCTGCACAATGGGCCGGATCAGTCAGGCTGAAGTGTGGCAGACAGAGCCTGAGTCGctg GATGTCCCAGCACGACCCTTTGTCACCACATTTTGGGAGAGGAATCTGCCTTCCGTCCCAGGGTTCCTGAAGCTCATGGGTCTGTCCTCCTTCCTATCCGTGGCCACAGTGCTCGGCTTCATGGCCCACAAAAAAGGCCTCCTTCACCAGATCTAA